In Methanobacterium bryantii, the following proteins share a genomic window:
- a CDS encoding glycosyltransferase: MKTIIIPINTLAEKRGGLVKAAVQKANLLSQEKDYKIVILVLSYQKHLLEVVMDMKNDGKLAEAVDVINVIEFLNPNPSNRVKNLKIDEKKLTKIRDGKNYRFYDNGIYVMFKNVNKVNGRIEFIDHFKMGRVRFLREEFDFRGNLTRYVEYGNKNTATMHRYVDKNKKCFLSIWIDEETHEWKRAIDFNTGKEYKGMGAFYIDIINKIVQNFENPVIFSLFSEKLKNIPEDGKNLDYIISKLDSNVKKISSLHNTHLLDPYNNKNEVQPIFRDLFENTNFDRIVVLTEAQKKDIESVFNRDIEVIPNSCDFPIREYNVGKDINRIIMISRIDAKKRVDLAIEIMKIISNKDPKLYLDFYGFGYKDELEEEIYSKVKDYSLKNFNFKGFTSNINEELQKSGMSILTSDTEAFPLTIIESIANNVPCISFDIKYGPKDMIKSGKNGYLIEQNNIEGFADKIIECKERLKRGEFKNISSTVLNISSDKVKKQWIDLIESL; this comes from the coding sequence ATGAAAACGATAATTATTCCAATTAACACTTTAGCTGAAAAACGTGGGGGGTTGGTTAAAGCAGCTGTTCAAAAGGCTAACCTTCTAAGTCAGGAAAAAGATTATAAAATAGTTATTTTAGTACTTTCATATCAAAAACATTTGTTAGAAGTAGTTATGGATATGAAAAATGATGGTAAATTAGCGGAAGCAGTAGATGTAATAAATGTTATTGAATTTCTTAATCCAAACCCATCAAATAGAGTTAAAAACTTAAAAATTGACGAGAAAAAACTGACTAAAATTAGAGATGGAAAGAATTACCGCTTTTACGACAATGGGATATATGTAATGTTTAAAAATGTCAATAAGGTTAATGGCAGGATTGAATTTATTGATCACTTTAAAATGGGCAGAGTAAGATTTCTTAGAGAAGAATTTGATTTCAGGGGTAATCTTACAAGGTATGTAGAATATGGAAACAAGAATACTGCCACCATGCACCGGTATGTTGATAAGAACAAAAAATGTTTTTTAAGTATATGGATCGATGAAGAAACCCATGAGTGGAAGCGCGCAATTGATTTTAATACTGGAAAAGAGTATAAAGGAATGGGAGCATTTTATATTGATATAATCAATAAAATTGTTCAAAATTTTGAAAATCCAGTTATATTCAGTTTATTTAGTGAAAAGTTAAAAAATATCCCTGAAGATGGAAAAAATTTGGATTATATCATTTCAAAATTAGATTCTAACGTGAAAAAAATATCTTCTCTTCATAACACTCATTTATTAGATCCATATAATAATAAAAATGAAGTTCAACCGATTTTTAGAGATTTATTTGAAAATACAAATTTTGATAGAATAGTAGTACTAACAGAAGCGCAAAAAAAAGATATTGAAAGTGTATTTAATCGTGATATAGAAGTTATTCCAAATTCGTGTGATTTTCCTATTCGGGAGTACAATGTGGGGAAAGATATCAATAGAATCATAATGATATCTCGTATTGATGCCAAGAAACGCGTCGATCTAGCCATTGAAATAATGAAAATAATTTCTAATAAAGATCCGAAATTATATTTAGATTTCTATGGGTTTGGTTATAAAGATGAACTGGAAGAAGAGATATATTCAAAAGTTAAAGATTATAGTTTAAAAAACTTTAATTTTAAAGGATTTACATCAAATATTAATGAAGAACTCCAAAAATCTGGAATGAGTATTTTAACAAGTGATACTGAAGCATTTCCATTAACAATAATTGAAAGTATTGCAAATAACGTGCCATGTATTTCATTTGATATAAAATATGGGCCAAAAGATATGATTAAAAGCGGAAAAAATGGTTATTTAATCGAGCAAAATAATATTGAAGGGTTTGCAGATAAAATAATTGAATGCAAAGAAAGGTTAAAAAGGGGAGAATTTAAAAATATATCTAGTACTGTTTTGAATATCTCCAGTGATAAAGTAAAAAAACAGTGGATTGACCTGATTGAAAGTCTATAA
- a CDS encoding glycosyltransferase family 2 protein, with translation MNYRISIIVPVFNVENHIRNALESILRQSIGFKRLEVIMVNDYSTDKSREIMDEYADKYDNFTAIHLHENSAAAGKPRNIGMRKATADYIMFLDPDDYYTDNACEVLYNKIVAEDADIVFGNYFNFRKGKLLKVKTPFNMENEIKVNRIQEETRLLAITPSIWTKIFKTTFIKENNILFPEGIPGQDLVFVVNSLLNAKRIIFLNKFIVCNRNLRDSGSDRSITYTQNKKYLIGLIDTYTQLYHIFKQNNHEDYIQLGFHSHISFWMRQFMLYDLNQTEKRELLSTAAPLFKKLQFNGLTFKQKQMEVLFNSISNKKYDEALILGEVIHLSIEKENKLKRKLKSKQKQVATLQTVKGWSLYKSKNILQRLKNKFKK, from the coding sequence GTGAATTACAGAATCAGCATTATTGTCCCTGTTTTTAATGTTGAAAATCATATCCGGAATGCTTTGGAGTCTATTTTAAGGCAGAGTATTGGTTTTAAACGTTTAGAAGTGATTATGGTCAATGATTATTCCACCGATAAAAGCAGAGAAATAATGGATGAATATGCAGATAAATATGATAATTTTACTGCAATTCATTTACATGAAAACAGTGCAGCTGCCGGAAAACCAAGAAATATTGGAATGAGAAAAGCTACTGCAGACTACATCATGTTCCTTGACCCTGATGATTATTATACCGATAATGCTTGCGAAGTGCTGTACAACAAAATAGTTGCAGAAGATGCAGATATTGTGTTTGGAAATTATTTTAATTTTCGAAAGGGTAAACTTCTAAAGGTTAAAACACCATTTAACATGGAAAATGAGATCAAAGTGAATAGAATTCAGGAAGAAACTCGACTATTAGCCATTACACCATCCATATGGACTAAAATATTTAAAACCACCTTTATTAAAGAGAATAATATACTTTTTCCTGAAGGAATTCCCGGTCAAGACCTCGTTTTCGTTGTTAATTCTCTTTTAAATGCAAAAAGAATTATATTTCTAAATAAATTTATTGTATGCAACCGTAATTTACGAGATAGTGGTAGTGATCGGTCCATAACTTATACTCAAAACAAAAAGTACCTCATCGGATTAATTGACACATATACTCAGCTTTATCATATTTTTAAGCAGAATAACCATGAAGATTATATCCAATTAGGGTTTCATTCTCATATTTCCTTCTGGATGCGTCAATTTATGTTATATGATTTAAACCAAACCGAAAAAAGAGAGCTTTTATCAACTGCGGCGCCTCTTTTTAAAAAGCTTCAATTCAACGGGTTGACTTTTAAACAAAAACAAATGGAAGTTCTGTTCAACTCTATTTCTAATAAAAAATACGATGAAGCACTGATCTTAGGGGAAGTTATCCATCTCTCAATTGAGAAAGAAAATAAGCTTAAAAGAAAATTAAAAAGTAAACAAAAACAGGTAGCAACACTTCAAACAGTGAAAGGATGGTCTTTGTATAAATCAAAGAATATACTTCAAAGATTAAAAAATAAATTTAAAAAATAG